A portion of the Petrotoga miotherma DSM 10691 genome contains these proteins:
- a CDS encoding RnfABCDGE type electron transport complex subunit D: MKLSTEAAPHFRTTNTTRKIMIDVLISLIPAVIVSTWIFGFRALFIMLFSMV, translated from the coding sequence TTGAAACTTAGCACTGAAGCAGCACCCCATTTTCGAACTACCAATACCACCCGAAAAATTATGATCGATGTTTTGATATCATTGATACCTGCTGTTATTGTTTCAACATGGATCTTTGGTTTTCGAGCCCTTTTCATTATGTTATTTTCTATGGTTTT